A single window of Pirellulales bacterium DNA harbors:
- a CDS encoding type IV toxin-antitoxin system AbiEi family antitoxin: protein MATNNDTKLKILLSLHKPGTPLLASWLEHQGVSRSLQTHYRRSDWLTSVGPGAFKRPDDVVSWMGALSALQRQAGLAIHAGAMTALSLQSYSQYLRLGGQRVYLFSQRGVKPPAWFKKHDWGVPVRHIPTSFLPTDLGLLDHKEANFSIRISAPERAMLECLDHAPKEFDLVECFQVMEGLVNLRPDTVTELLRQCTSIKAKRLFLYMAEKANHQWLPFIKTTGLDLGSGERSLSKGGVYVAKYNLVVPRELATS, encoded by the coding sequence ATGGCTACTAATAATGACACAAAATTAAAGATATTGCTCAGTCTGCACAAGCCAGGCACCCCACTTCTTGCTTCATGGCTGGAACACCAGGGTGTGTCACGGAGTCTGCAAACCCACTACCGGCGAAGCGACTGGCTTACCTCAGTCGGGCCGGGAGCATTCAAGCGGCCAGACGATGTTGTGTCGTGGATGGGAGCGCTAAGCGCTCTTCAACGCCAAGCGGGACTTGCGATCCATGCCGGAGCCATGACGGCGCTGTCGCTTCAAAGCTACTCGCAATACCTGCGGTTAGGTGGTCAGCGCGTGTATCTCTTTTCTCAGCGCGGTGTCAAACCTCCGGCATGGTTCAAAAAGCACGACTGGGGCGTGCCGGTACGCCACATACCGACATCGTTTTTGCCGACGGATCTCGGATTGCTCGATCACAAGGAGGCGAATTTCTCCATACGCATATCAGCGCCAGAGCGTGCGATGCTCGAATGTCTCGATCATGCACCGAAGGAGTTCGACCTGGTGGAATGTTTTCAGGTTATGGAAGGGCTTGTGAATCTTCGGCCGGACACGGTGACTGAACTGTTGAGGCAATGCACATCGATCAAGGCAAAGCGGTTGTTTCTTTACATGGCGGAAAAAGCTAATCACCAATGGCTGCCGTTCATAAAGACAACCGGGCTCGACCTCGGCAGCGGCGAGCGTAGTCTTTCCAAAGGCGGCGTCTATGTCGCCAAATATAATTTGGTCGTGCCGAGGGAGCTTGCTACATCATGA